From Oscillospiraceae bacterium CM, a single genomic window includes:
- a CDS encoding SRPBCC domain-containing protein, translating to MTGKTKAAGYEIGLRKTFPVDSVAVWALLMSADAVALWLGRASDLTIEEGKTYRLENGATGEFRVVRPGSHVRLAYKTADAEAASTIQLRVIAKENGKATVSFHQEKLDSAEARAHAAEHWSRVMKQLENLLAAQA from the coding sequence ATGACGGGTAAAACAAAAGCAGCCGGTTATGAAATTGGTTTGCGGAAAACCTTCCCTGTGGACAGCGTTGCTGTTTGGGCACTTCTCATGTCCGCCGACGCTGTTGCCCTCTGGCTGGGGCGCGCGTCGGACTTGACAATTGAAGAAGGGAAGACGTATCGGCTCGAGAACGGGGCAACGGGCGAGTTCCGCGTTGTCAGGCCGGGCTCGCACGTGCGCTTGGCGTATAAAACGGCTGACGCGGAAGCGGCGTCAACCATTCAGCTTCGTGTCATCGCCAAGGAGAACGGTAAAGCAACCGTCAGCTTTCATCAAGAGAAACTCGACAGCGCCGAGGCACGCGCCCATGCCGCCGAGCACTGGTCGCGCGTCATGAAGCAGCTTGAGAACTTACTCGCCGCGCAGGCCTAA
- the rlmH gene encoding 23S rRNA (pseudouridine(1915)-N(3))-methyltransferase RlmH: MIHIRLICVGKLKEKFYIDAVSEYEKRLSAYCRLETVALLEARLPDRPSEAEVEAALRAEAEGILSKLWKGAAVVALCIEGAEQDSGDVARLLDKYASSGVSRLCFVIGGSNGLHASVKARADIKLSMSRMTFPHHLARVMLLEQLYRGFKILEGGAYHK, from the coding sequence ATGATTCACATCAGGCTCATCTGCGTCGGAAAACTTAAGGAAAAGTTTTATATTGACGCTGTCAGCGAATACGAAAAGCGCCTGTCTGCTTACTGTCGCCTTGAGACGGTGGCGCTTTTAGAGGCGCGCCTGCCCGACAGGCCGTCCGAAGCAGAGGTTGAAGCGGCGCTGCGCGCGGAAGCCGAGGGTATCCTGTCAAAGCTGTGGAAGGGTGCCGCTGTCGTGGCGCTGTGCATCGAGGGCGCAGAGCAGGACAGCGGGGACGTTGCCCGGCTTTTGGACAAATACGCAAGCAGCGGCGTTTCGCGCCTGTGTTTTGTGATCGGCGGCTCAAACGGCCTGCATGCATCGGTCAAAGCGCGTGCGGATATTAAACTTTCCATGTCGCGTATGACATTTCCGCATCATCTTGCGCGCGTCATGCTGCTCGAGCAGCTCTACCGCGGCTTTAAAATCCTCGAGGGCGGTGCGTACCACAAATAG
- a CDS encoding MBL fold metallo-hydrolase, whose amino-acid sequence MTVCTLASSSSGNCTLVSHGGVHVLIDIGISLRRITAALKQLGLTPGDLSGVLLTHEHADHISGLGMLVKHHQTRFYASNGVAQALCEIVPGASSCLVPFIAGTEFSLGDLLVTSFVTPHDTPESVGYRIDSGRSTLAFVTDIGCVTQPILNAVLGADVAVIEANHDVNMLKNGAYPPYLKRRILSERGHLSNADSGLFAQRLAKSGTRKLILAHLSRENNTPHLALETVGTALMAAGASVGGDVLLEAAPADQPGRIYIV is encoded by the coding sequence TTGACGGTCTGCACACTGGCCAGCTCGTCGTCCGGTAACTGCACGCTTGTCTCACACGGCGGGGTGCATGTGCTTATCGACATTGGCATATCGCTGCGGCGCATCACCGCAGCACTCAAGCAACTCGGACTGACGCCCGGCGACTTGTCGGGCGTTTTGCTGACGCATGAGCATGCCGACCATATCAGCGGCCTGGGGATGCTTGTCAAACACCATCAAACGCGGTTTTATGCGTCAAACGGCGTGGCACAGGCGCTTTGTGAAATTGTCCCCGGCGCATCAAGCTGCCTTGTGCCATTTATCGCCGGGACAGAGTTTTCGCTGGGCGACCTGCTCGTAACAAGTTTTGTCACCCCGCACGACACGCCGGAAAGCGTCGGCTACCGGATTGACTCCGGCCGCTCAACGCTGGCGTTCGTCACAGACATCGGCTGTGTGACACAGCCGATATTAAACGCGGTGCTCGGTGCCGACGTTGCCGTTATCGAAGCCAACCACGATGTTAACATGCTTAAAAACGGCGCGTATCCGCCGTATTTGAAACGGCGCATTTTGTCCGAGCGCGGCCATCTCTCCAATGCCGACAGCGGGCTTTTTGCCCAGAGGCTTGCTAAATCGGGCACGAGAAAGCTGATTCTGGCACACTTGAGCCGCGAAAACAACACCCCGCATCTGGCCCTTGAGACGGTCGGCACAGCCCTTATGGCGGCCGGTGCGTCCGTCGGCGGAGACGTGCTGCTGGAGGCGGCCCCAGCCGACCAGCCGGGCAGGATTTACATAGTATAG
- a CDS encoding VOC family protein, with protein MNPFSHVDLRLDSFEKALPFYEALLPQLGFTRRFDSPLWRVFAADGELPQAAYIALTEDPSHKPNSNLIGFWAKSQDEVDRLAGIVDEAGGKIKEGPKLFPISPTYYAVFFEDPCGNAFEIVHRLN; from the coding sequence ATGAATCCGTTCAGTCATGTTGATTTAAGGCTTGACAGCTTTGAAAAAGCACTGCCGTTTTATGAAGCACTCCTTCCACAACTTGGTTTCACACGTCGCTTTGACTCGCCTCTTTGGCGTGTGTTCGCGGCCGACGGCGAGCTGCCTCAAGCGGCTTATATCGCATTAACGGAGGATCCTTCTCATAAACCGAACAGTAATTTAATCGGATTTTGGGCGAAAAGTCAGGACGAAGTTGACCGGCTTGCAGGGATTGTGGACGAAGCCGGCGGAAAAATTAAAGAAGGCCCGAAGCTCTTTCCCATCAGCCCGACATATTACGCCGTGTTTTTTGAAGACCCATGCGGTAACGCCTTTGAAATTGTCCACCGGCTCAACTGA